From the genome of Rubidibacter lacunae KORDI 51-2, one region includes:
- a CDS encoding UDP-N-acetylmuramoyl-tripeptide--D-alanyl-D-alanine ligase, with product MTPKIDLARLSKIIGAMPSDMLRARQEIPVTDISTDTRALGPGSVFVALSGDRFDGHDFVGRAAARGAIAAVVARSVAGVPADLLQLQVSDTLAAYQAIAQWWRQQMAIPVIGVTGSVGKTTTKELIAAVLGTRGPVLKTQANFNNEIGVPKTLLKIDTTHRFAVVEMAMRARGEIALLAQIAQPTIGVITNVGTAHIGRLGSREAIAQAKCELLAEMPPTGLAVLNADDRRLLATADEVWQGETLTFGLEAGDLRGEYIAPDVLRVDGMSLPLPLPGHHNARNYLSALAVAKVLDIDWAPLQAGLTVELPDGRSRRLELAGDVLVLDESYNAGPEATIASLQLLAETPGKRRLAVLGTMKELGDRAAALHAQVGEAVAATGIDLLFVLADEPVAEQIAVNARGVPSECFGERAKLVERLLRVVQPGDRVLFKASHSVGLDRAIAEFSKALDQ from the coding sequence GTGACTCCAAAAATCGATCTCGCACGCCTCAGTAAAATTATTGGTGCGATGCCGTCAGATATGCTACGTGCCCGCCAGGAGATTCCTGTGACCGATATCTCCACTGATACGCGTGCGCTCGGTCCGGGCAGCGTATTCGTCGCGCTATCGGGCGATCGCTTTGACGGGCACGACTTTGTGGGCCGGGCAGCGGCCCGCGGTGCGATCGCGGCAGTCGTGGCGCGATCGGTTGCAGGCGTGCCGGCGGACTTGTTGCAGCTGCAGGTGTCGGACACCTTGGCAGCGTACCAAGCGATCGCGCAGTGGTGGCGGCAGCAGATGGCGATTCCCGTCATCGGGGTCACGGGTTCGGTTGGGAAAACGACGACGAAGGAACTAATTGCCGCGGTATTGGGAACGCGCGGTCCGGTGTTGAAGACCCAGGCAAACTTCAATAACGAAATCGGCGTTCCGAAAACTTTGTTGAAAATCGACACTACCCATCGCTTCGCGGTTGTGGAAATGGCCATGCGCGCGAGGGGGGAGATCGCGCTGCTCGCTCAAATCGCGCAACCGACCATTGGCGTGATTACCAATGTCGGAACGGCCCATATCGGTCGGCTCGGGTCGAGAGAAGCGATCGCCCAAGCGAAGTGCGAGTTGCTGGCCGAAATGCCGCCGACGGGTCTAGCCGTGCTTAATGCCGACGACCGCCGCTTGCTGGCAACGGCGGACGAGGTGTGGCAGGGCGAGACGCTCACGTTCGGGTTGGAGGCAGGAGACTTACGCGGCGAGTACATCGCGCCCGACGTGTTGCGAGTAGACGGGATGTCGCTGCCGCTGCCGCTGCCGGGACATCACAATGCGCGGAATTACCTGTCCGCTTTGGCGGTTGCGAAGGTGCTGGACATCGACTGGGCACCACTGCAGGCCGGGCTGACGGTGGAGTTGCCGGACGGCCGATCGCGCCGTTTGGAGTTGGCAGGCGACGTGCTGGTGCTAGATGAATCGTATAATGCCGGTCCCGAAGCGACGATCGCGTCGCTACAGCTCTTAGCGGAGACACCGGGTAAACGGCGCCTTGCCGTACTCGGGACGATGAAAGAATTGGGCGATCGCGCGGCGGCCTTGCACGCACAAGTGGGCGAGGCGGTTGCGGCAACGGGCATCGATTTACTGTTCGTGCTGGCAGACGAGCCGGTGGCTGAGCAGATCGCTGTCAACGCGCGCGGCGTTCCCAGTGAATGTTTTGGCGAGCGTGCAAAGTTAGTGGAGCGGTTGTTGCGCGTGGTGCAACCGGGCGATCGCGTGCTCTTCAAGGCGTCTCATTCCGTTGGGTTGGATCGGGCGATCGCGGAGTTTTCTAAGGCACTAGACCAGTAA